Proteins encoded by one window of Cloeon dipterum chromosome 2, ieCloDipt1.1, whole genome shotgun sequence:
- the LOC135936691 gene encoding carboxypeptidase Q-like: protein MLPARTLVGMLFLVAAVSSAAVPAATAEEEKCDLPEEMVREIRSYAPVADKIIRFVTEGKFKGRTWNKLAGFVDKFGSRIAGSQNLENAIDFMLNELRKEGLDNVHGEEVTVPHWVRGRESAKLLEPRMQTLPILGLGGSIATPKEGITAELLVVDSFDELHHHKEQAKGKIVVFNENYTSYGESVRYRDYAAVEAAKLGGVATLVRSVTGFSIGSPHTGWQDYDSNVTQIPTASITIEDAQMLSRMFKRGEKLKVRLYMEAKTLPPAKSRNTVAEIKGKEKADEVVLVSGHLDSWDVGQGAMDDGGGAFVSWLSLAAIRKLDLRPRRTLRAVLWTAEEEGLVGAASYVEKHKSQEGKLNFVMESDEGTFTPQGLVFSGSKTAGCILKEVLKLTASINTTNFRKEKNVGSDITLWTSKGLPGASLMNAAEKYFWFHHSAGDMMTVEEPRALDLCTALWAVSSYVVADLSFGIPRN from the exons ATGCTGCCGGCTAGGACGTTGGTCGGGATGTTGTTTCTGGTGGCCGCCGTGAGCTCGGCGGCCGTTCCCGCGGCCACCGCCGAGGAGGAGAAATGCGACCTGCCAGAGGAGATGGTGCGCGAGATCAGGTCTTACGCGCCCGTGGCAGACAAGATAATCAGGTTCGTCACCGAGGGCAAGTTCAAAGGCAGGACCTGGAACAAGCTGGCCGGCTTTGTCGACAAGTTCGGCTCGCGGATCGCCGGCTCGCAGAATTTGGAGAACGCCATCGACTTCATGCTGAACGAGTTGCGGAAGGAGGGCCTCGACAACGTGCATGGAGAGGAGGTCACCGTCCCACACTGGGTCAg gggAAGGGAATCTGCCAAGCTGCTGGAGCCACGCATGCAGACCTTGCCGATTTTGGGGCTGGGCGGAAGCATTGCCACCCCCAAGGAGGGAATCACGGCAGAGCTCTTGGTCGTGGACAGTTTCGACGAGCTTCATCACCATAAAGAGCAG GCCAAAGGAAAAATCGTGGTTTTCAACGAAAACTACACAAGCTACGGCGAATCTGTGCGGTACAGGGATTACGCCGCCGTGGAGGCTGCGAAGCTCGGAGGGGTTGCCACCCTCGTCAG atCGGTGACGGGCTTTTCGATTGGAAGTCCTCACACAGGCTGGCAAGATTACGACTCGAATGTCACGCAGATTCCTACCGCCAGCATCACAATTGAAGACGCCCAAATGCTGTCCAGGATGTTCAAGAGAG GTGAAAAGCTGAAAGTGCGGCTGTACATGGAGGCGAAGACCCTGCCGCCGGCCAAGTCACGCAACACCGTCGCCGAGATCAAGGGGAAAGAAAAGGCGGACGAGGTGGTCCTCGTTTCCGGCCACCTGGACAGTTGGGACGTCGGGCAGGGGGCCATGGACGATGGTGGCGGAGCCTTTGTGTCCTGGCTCAGCCTGGCGGCCATCAGGAAGCTCGACCTCAGGCCCAGGAGGACGCTCAGGGCAGTTCTGTGGACGGCCGAGGAGGAAGGACTCGTCGGTGCCGCT TCCTATGTTGAGAAGCACAAATCACAGGAAGGCAAGCTCAACTTTGTGATGGAGTCCGACGAAGGAACTTTCACGCCGCAGGGTCTCGTCTTCTCCGGCTCCAAGACAGCTGGCTGCATTTTGAAGGAGGTGCTCAAACTCACAGCCAGCATCAACACAACCAATTTCCGAAAAGAGAAA aaCGTCGGCTCAGACATCACGTTGTGGACTTCAAAAGGGTTGCCCGGCGCCAGTCTAATGAACGCGGCCGAAAAATACTTTTGGTTCCACCACTCGGCAGGGGACATGATGACAGTCGAGGAACCACGTGCCCTGGATTTGTGCACCGCCCTCTGGGCCGTTTCCTCCTATGTCGTGGCCGATTTGAGCTTCGGCATCCCAAGAAATTAG
- the LOC135937178 gene encoding keratin, type I cytoskeletal 9-like produces the protein MSSLSLVQLQWLLVCVSVAAAAASAPATLSVDFYPIVDDTYAAPPPPTAPLPHTGYSSEQTYNDYRDGGARSGGGQFSNGGHNSGYLDEQEEKGSSGREALSIYDRALAAQRRKQHDEGYYGDVSAKRAGLEDGRLYHGGQQFGQQARNREGLGNRGGHKKGHTTTGFTNSYHKDETGKKTEFYDSSNDEGDKFVYKGRDEAYDGRGSDVYQGGHHNNLYRADSRGRQGNFGGGYDLADTKGHKNDYGRQEYYDQNRDYNRKSAQQDAKQLGGYYDNGSRHSSAGNTAGYYGGGGGGGGTLGFHGAAPPPAPYPYY, from the exons ATGTCGAGCTTGTCGTTGGTGCAGCTGCAGTGGCTGCTGGTGTGCGTGTCCGTGGCCGCTGCGGCCGCCTCCGCGCCGGCCACCCTCTCAGTCGACTTCTATCCCATCGTTGACGACACCTACGcggcaccgccgccgccaacggCGCCGCTCCCTCACACTGGATACTCGAGCGAACAG ACGTACAACGACTACCGAGATGGTGGTGCGCGTTCGGGCGGCGGCCAGTTTTCGAACGGCGGCCACAACAGCGGCTACCTAGACGAGCAGGAGGAGAAGGGCTCGAGCGGGCGGGAGGCGCTGTCCATCTACGACCGCGCGCTGGCGGCGCAGCGCAGGAAACAGCACGACGAAGGCTACTACGGCGACGTGTCTGCTAAGCGCGCCGGCCTCGAGGACGGCCGCCTCTACCACGGCGGCCAGCAGTTCGGCCAGCAGGCCAGGAACCGCGAGGGCCTCGGCAACCGCGGCGGCCACAAGAAGGGCCACACCACCACCGGCTTCACTAATTCGTACCACAAAGACGAGACGGGCAAGAAGACCGAGTTCTACGACTCGTCCAACGACGAGGGCGACAAGTTCGTCTACAAGGGCCGCGACGAGGCCTACGACGGACGCGGCAGTGACGTCTACCAGGGCGGACACCACAACAACCTTTATAG GGCCGACTCGAGAGGGAGACAAGGCAACTTCGGCGGCGGCTACGACCTGGCCGACACTAAGGGCCACAAGAACGACTACGGTCGGCAGGAGTACTACGACCAGAACCGCGACTACAATCGCAAATCAGCGCAGCAGGACGCCAAGCAGCTCGGCGGCTACTACGACAACGGCAGCAGACACTCCTCTGCAGGCAACACGGCCGGCTACtatggcggtggcggcggtggaggcggcacTCTCGGATTCCACGGGGCTGCCCCGCCACCAGCACCCTACCCTTATTACTGA
- the POLDIP2 gene encoding polymerase delta-interacting protein 2, whose protein sequence is MMLTCLANCVRGCRGRVLLPIRTAKMSFSTRLAEVGRLEAPKESGAYETGQLFLHRVFGYRGLILFPWLARVYDRDLNTKKEKLGDATENLNNNNQQQQGREVKGRTHTYYQVLIDARDCPYIRAQTEAVTFLGHQDSARSLYAIPGLDYVAHEDILPYTASENSTQPPLQHELFDKFLSPVPNRDPPFGAQQTLIAWQRKNHPWLELSDVHKETTEGVRVTVIPFFMGCRTTQSSNVYWWRYCIRLENLGPLPVQLRERHWRIFSLSGTLETVRGRGVVGQEPLLSAALPAFQYSSHVSLQAPSGHMWGTFRMERSDGYMFDCRIPPFSLESKHESEAPTNQPPATNQ, encoded by the exons ATGATGCTGACCTGCCTGGCGAATTGTGTCCGCGGCTGCCGCGGCCGCGTCCTTCTGCCCATCCGGACGGCCAAGATGAGTTTCTCAACCAG ATTGGCCGAGGTCGGCAGGCTGGAGGCGCCGAAGGAGTCGGGCGCCTACGAGACCGGACAGTTGTTCCTGCACAGGGTCTTCGGCTACCGGGGCCTCATCCTGTTTCCTTGGCTCGCCAGGGTGTACGACAGAGACCTTAAcactaaaaaagaaaa GCTCGGTGATGCGACCGAAAACCTGAATAATAacaaccagcagcagcaggggaGGGAGGTCAAAGGGCGGACGCACACCTACTACCAGGTCTTGATCGACGCCCGTGATTGCCCTTACATT agggCCCAAACGGAAGCTGTGACCTTCCTGGGACACCAGGACAGCGCCAGAAGCCTGTACGCGATTCCTGGTCTTGACTATGTTGCACACGAGGACATTTTGCCATACACGGCCAGTGAAAATAGCACCCAGCCTCCCCTGCAGCACGAACTGTTTGACAAGTTCTTGTCTCCTGTGCCAAACAGAG ATCCTCCATTTGGGGCTCAGCAAACTCTAATCGCCTGGCAGCGAAAAAACCACCCATGGCTTGAGCTGTCCGACGTGCACAAGGAGACCACGGAGGGAGTGAGAGTGACTGTAATTCCCTTCTTCATGGGATGCAGAACTACGCAATCATCTAATGTTTATTGG TGGAGGTACTGCATCAGGCTGGAAAATCTGGGTCCGTTGCCCGTGCAGCTGCGGGAGCGGCACTGGCGCATCTTCAGCCTGTCCGGCACCCTGGAGACGGTGCGAGGCCGAGGCGTCGTCGGGCAGGAACCCCTCCTCTCCGCAGCCCTGCCTGCTTTCCAATACTCCAGCCACGTTTCCCTTCAGGCACCCTCAGGGCACATGtg gGGCACGTTCAGAATGGAACGCAGCGATGGCTACATGTTCGACTGCCGGATTCCGCCGTTCAGCTTGGAAAGCAAACACGAGTCCGAGGCTCCGACGAACCAGCCTCCGGCGACAAACCAGTGA